The following proteins are encoded in a genomic region of Ostrea edulis chromosome 7, xbOstEdul1.1, whole genome shotgun sequence:
- the LOC125654906 gene encoding ankyrin-2-like, giving the protein MEVIPEHMMICILLYILLRNIAKISPHSKGWGKDPNPHDRSLSANIERIRLVRNRCVHSCDPSMSITDFNSIWSTIKSTMVDLDAFLMNGNKYEKAVDFLCHESMDPQNDLHYEEELRKQVEEDKTTREMVDNLENKLEKLIKSSIPQNVREQYDIDVEKWREEDKLYYETHSFPSMVEKVRNQPCVTFVGVPGSGKSATAHHIALKLREEGYEVVPVDEIREIKQYCDTKNPQVFVIDDVVGVFGLQKSKLDVLTDYEQKITQPCMAKSRTLMTCREAVFNETLPYKPFLTKEETVIKLHSSDHALDNHDIKQLLQKYGLNVSLISPALLTSTSRMFPLLCKLFSKEPKFQALGSKFFLNPVQCIIDELDNMQRHNKLNYVTLVLCMLNENSLSKDNFEHKKLIDKKKKTLENCRLELNTDTFKFMDALSAMKGTYTKQCGAQYTFIHDSMFEICAYQYGKQFPDQMLQCMSSSYIANNVKTQTSEPGNVNKVKEKQGDSQPIEGRESSEGKEKESDDKNSEGEESSDLCIRLCEDQYPLLAERLYRDIQNMELYDVFRNQVLKHPQVCQVFIGVLETKSYAELKDLFLSSQGEVDKIASKRERVEDEGERSEWQRQEVLIGRNKRKGETNREYNVRVVSWVIYYGHYQIIEYIVQQAEQHNEVSELFGITGNSPQESRSEMERSGIETCNNQNNRPVEQSTSGIYTCNAKGNEINRLVEQCRLLLLSCYSGDVQTVRVLLPLCKKAINGIGGICRGIYWNRDTPLTTACYRGHVSIVKELVKEGAGVNLQDIKGNTALISACKGGHVSIVEELVKAGADVNLLGKYSNTPLIAACKEGHVSIVEELVKAGADINIQGHCRNTPLIAACDGGHVNIVEELVKAGANVNLQDTWRNTPLIVACEGGHVSIVEELVKAGANVNLQDDDGNTPLIAACNGGHASIVEELVKAGADINLQDRGGNTPLEASCKGGHVSIVEELVKAEADVNLQDRGGNTPLIAACNEGHLSIVEELVKAGADINLQDIKGNTALISACEGGHVSIVEELVKAGVDVNLQDNSIQGNTALISACEGGHVSIVEELVKTGADVNLQDRGGNTPLIAACNEGHVSIVEELVKAGADVNIQDRGGNTPLLVACEGGHVSIVEELVKAGADVNLQDDIGITPLIAACKSGHVSLVEELVKAGADINIQNRGGNTPLIVACNEGHVSIVEELVKAGADVNIQDRGGNTLLLVACEGGHVSIVEELVKAGADVNIQDIKGNTALLSACEGGHVSIVEELMKAGADVSIQDIKGNTALISACEGGHVSIVEELVKAGADINLQDIEGNTPLISACEGGHVSIVEELVKAGADINLQDIEGNTPLISACEGGHVSIVEELVKAGADINIQGNCRNTALIAACEKGHVSIVKELVKVGADVNLQDIWGNTPLLVACLGGHVSIVNELVKAGADVNLQDTWKNTPLRAACCRGHASIIEELVKAGAKDRRGGYTTDNCI; this is encoded by the exons ATGGAGGTTATTCCGGAACATATGATGATATGTATATTATTGTATATCTTATTGAGAAACATAGCCAAGATATCTCCTCACTCCAAGGGCTGGGGCAAAGATCCCAACCCCCATGACAGGAGTCTCTCGGCCAACATAGAGAGGATTCGATTGGTCCGGAATCGTTGTGTTCACTCATGTGATCCATCCATGTCCATCACAGACTTTAACTCCATCTGGTCCACCATTAAATCGACAATGGTGGATCTTGATGCCTTCCTCATGAATGGAAACAAATATGAAAAGGCGGTGGATTTCCTATGTCACGAGTCGATGGACCCGCAAAACGACCTACATTACGAAGAAGAACTGAGGAAGCAGGTAGAGGAAGATAAGACAACCAGGGAAATGGTGGACAACCTTGAGA ATAAACTGGAGAAACTGATAAAGTCATCCATTCCCCAAAATGTGAGAG AGCAATATGATATTGACGTTGAGAAATGGAGAGAGGAAGACAAGCTTTACTATGAAACCCACAGCTTTCCGTCAATGGTGGAGAAAGTGAGGAACCAACCTTGCGTGACGTTTGTTGGTGTGCCTGGGTCCGGGAAGTCTGCCACGGCTCACCACATCGCCCTCAAGCTCCGGGAGGAAGGTTACGAAGTTGTACCAGTTGATGAAATCAGAGAGATAAAGCAATACTGTGACACAAAGAATCCAcaggtttttgttattgatgatgTGGTGGGTGTTTTTGGCCTCCAGAAAAGTAAATTAGATGTGTTGACTGATTATGAACAGAAAATAACACAGCCTTGCATGGCTAAGTCTAGAACTTTGATGACATGTAGAGAGGCTGTGTTCAATGAGACACTACCTTACAAACCATTCCTTACAAAGGAAGAGACTGTGATTAAGTTACACAGTTCTGATCATGCATTAGACAATCATGACATAAAACAGCTTCTCCAGAAGTATGGTTTGAATGTTAGTCTAATATCACCTGCATTGCTGACATCAACATCTCGCATGTTTCCTCTTCTCtgtaaattgttttcaaaggaaCCAAAATTCCAAGCTCTTGGTTCAAAGTTTTTCCTGAATCCAGTCCAATGTATCATTGATGAACTTGATAATATGCAGAGGCATAACAAACTGAATTATGTAAcacttgttttgtgtatgcTAAATGAAAACAGTCTCTCCAAAGATAATTTTGAACATAAAAAGCTTATtgataagaaaaagaaaactttgGAAAACTGCAGATTAGAGCTCAACACTGATACTTTCAAGTTTATGGATGCTTTGTCAGCAATGAAAGGGACCTACACAAAACAGTGTGGTGCACAGTACACATTTATACATGACTCCATGTTTGAAATATGTGCTTATCAATATGGTAAACAGTTTCCTGACCAAATGTTGCAGTGTATGAGTAGTAGTTATATTGCTAATAATGTCAAAACACAGACAAGTGAACCAGGAAATGTTAACAAAGTGAAAGAGAAACAGGGTGATTCTCAACCTATTGAGGGGCGTGAGAGTAGTGAAGGTAAAGAGAAGGAGAGTGATGATAAAAACAGTGAGGGAGAGGAATCGTCTGATCTGTGTATAAGGTTATGTGAGGATCAGTACCCACTGTTAGCAGAGAGATTGTACAGAGACATACAGAACATGGAGCTGTATGATGTTTTCAGGAATCAGGTTTTAAAACATCCCCAAGTGTGTCAGGTTTTTATTGGTGTGTTAGAGACAAAGTCATACGCAGAATTAAAAGACTTGTTTCTGTCCAGTCAGGGAGAGGTAGATAAGATAGCGAGTAAACGAGAGCGTGTGGAAGATGAGGGTGAGAGGAGTGAGTGGCAGAGACAGGAGGTGCTGATAGGAAGGAATAAACGAAAGGGAGAAACAAATAGAGAATACAATGTGAGAGTGGTCAGCTGGGTGATTTACTATGGACACTATCAGATAATAGAGTACATAGTACAACAGGCTGAACAACACAATGAAGTAAGTGAATTATTTGGGATAACAGGAAATTCTCCACAGGAATCTCGATCTGAGATGGAGAGATCTGGAATAGAGACATGTAATAATCAGAACAATAGGCCTGTAGAACAATCTACATCtgggatatatacatgtaatgcaaAGGGAAATGAAATCAATAGGCTTGTAGAACAATGTAGATTACTCTTATTGAGTTGTTATAGTGGTGATGTACAGACAGTCAGAGTTCTGCTTCCTCTCTGTAAAAAAGCAATCAATGGGATAGGTGGGATCTGTAGAGGTATTTATTGGAATCGTGATACACCTCTTACTACTGCATGTTATAGAGGACATGTGAGTATAGtgaaggagctggtgaaggAAGGGGCTGGTGTCAATCTACAGGATATCAAGGGGAATACAGCACTGATATCTGCATGTAAGGGAGGACATGTGAGTAtagtggaggagctggtgaaggcgggggctgatgtcaatctactaGGTAAGTACAGCaatacaccactgatagctgcatgtAAAGAAGGACATGTAAGTAtagtggaggagctggtgaaggcgggggctgatatCAATATACAGGGTCATTGCaggaatacaccactgatagctgcatgtGATGGAGGACATGTGAATATAGTGGAGGAACTGGTGAAGGCAGGGGCTaatgtcaatctacaggataCATGGaggaatacaccactgatagtTGCATGTGAGGGAGGACATGTAAGTAtagtggaggagctggtgaaggcagGGGCTaatgtcaatctacaggatgATGACgggaatacaccactgatagctgcatgtAATGGAGGACATGCGAGTAtagtggaggagctggtgaaggcagGGGCTGATATCAATCTACAGGATAGGGGAGGGAATACACCACTGGAAGCTTCATGTAAGGGAGGACATGTAAGTAtagtggaggagctggtgaaggcggaggctgatgtcaatctacaggataGGGGAgggaatacaccactgatagctgcatgtAACGAAGGACATTTGAGTATAGTGGaagagctggtgaaggcgggggctgatatCAATCTACAGGATATTAAGGGGAATACAGCACTGATATCTGCATGTGAGGGAGGACATGTAAGTAtagtggaggagctggtgaaggcagGGGTTGATGTCAATCTACAAGATAACAGTATACAGGGGAATACAGCACTGATATCTGCATGTGAGGGAGGACATGTAAGTATAGTGGAAGAGCTGGTGAAgacgggggctgatgtcaatctacaggataGGGGAgggaatacaccactgatagctgcatgtAACGAAGGACATGTGAGTATAGTCGAGGAGCTagtgaaggcgggggctgatgtcaatataCAGGATAGGGGAGGGAATACACCACTGCTAGTTGCATGTGAAGGAGGACATGTAAGTAtagtggaggagctggtgaaggcgggggctgatgtcaatctacaggatgATATCGGGATtacaccactgatagctgcatgtAAGAGTGGACATGTGAGTTtagtggaggagctggtgaaggccgGTGCTGATATCAATATACAGAATAGGGGAgggaatacaccactgatagtTGCATGTAACGAAGGACATGTGAGTATAGTCGAGGAGCTagtgaaggcgggggctgatgtcaatataCAGGATAGGGGAGGGAATACACTACTGCTAGTTGCATGTGAAGGAGGACATGTAAGTAtagtggaggagctggtgaaggcgggggctgatgtcaatataCAGGATATTAAGGGGAATACAGCACTGCTATCTGCATGTGAGGGAGGACATGTAAGTATAGTGGAGGAGCTaatgaaggcgggggctgatgtaAGTATACAGGATATTAAAGGCAATACAGCACTGATATCTGCATGTGAGGGAGGACATGTAAGTAtagtggaggagctggtgaaggcgggggctgatatCAATCTACAGGATATTGAGgggaatacaccactgatatCTGCATGTGAGGGAGGACATGTAAGTAtagtggaggagctggtgaaggcgggggctgatatCAATCTACAGGATATTGAGgggaatacaccactgatatCTGCATGTGAGGGAGGACATGTAAGTAtagtggaggagctggtgaaggcgggggctgatatCAATATACAGGGTAATTGCAGGAATACAGCACTGATAGCTGCATGTGAGAAGGGACATGTGAGTATAGtgaaggagctggtgaaggtgggggctgatgtcaatctgcAGGATATATGGGGGAATACACCACTGCTAGTTGCATGTTTGGGAGGACATGTGAGTATAGTGAAtgagctggtgaaggcgggggctgatgtcaatttACAGGATACATGGAAGAATACACCACTGAGAGCTGCATGTTGTAGAGGACATGCGAGTATAATagaggagctggtgaaggcgggggctaAGGATAGACGGGGGGGATACACCACTGATAACTGCATATGA